From the Arthrobacter sp. PM3 genome, one window contains:
- the ppk2 gene encoding polyphosphate kinase 2: MVHDDGSPGKGRDAHKAGHKKGPGGSGRKRARLDAGLYESELLRLQAELVALQEWVRSTGARVLVIFEGRDAAGKGSAIKRVTEYLNPRFARIVALPAPTERQRGEWYFQRYIQHLPAAGEIVLMDRSWYNRAGVEHVMGFCTPAEHKRFLAQCPVFERLLIQDGILMFKYWFSISHAEQERRFRSRLDDPMRQWKLSPMDREAILRWEDYSRAKDEMFVQTDTAESPWFVVEAEDKRRARINLIAHLLSSIDYTEVRTDPVTLPERPRAVNYTRPPRELFRYVPDHAASLGVPPDD, translated from the coding sequence ATGGTGCATGACGACGGCAGCCCGGGCAAGGGACGCGACGCTCACAAGGCCGGCCACAAGAAGGGGCCCGGCGGCTCGGGGCGCAAAAGGGCGCGGCTCGACGCCGGGCTCTACGAGTCTGAACTCCTGCGCCTCCAGGCCGAACTCGTGGCCCTGCAGGAATGGGTCCGCAGTACCGGCGCCCGGGTGCTGGTGATCTTCGAGGGCCGGGACGCCGCCGGAAAAGGGAGCGCCATCAAACGGGTGACCGAGTACCTGAATCCCCGCTTCGCCCGGATCGTCGCCCTCCCGGCCCCCACCGAGAGGCAGCGCGGCGAATGGTATTTCCAGCGCTACATTCAGCACCTGCCCGCGGCCGGGGAGATCGTCCTCATGGACCGTTCCTGGTACAACCGGGCCGGCGTCGAACACGTGATGGGCTTCTGCACCCCCGCGGAACACAAACGGTTCCTGGCGCAGTGCCCGGTCTTTGAGCGCCTGCTGATCCAGGACGGCATCCTGATGTTCAAGTACTGGTTTTCGATCAGCCATGCCGAGCAGGAGCGGCGGTTCAGGTCCCGGCTGGATGATCCGATGCGGCAGTGGAAGCTCTCGCCCATGGACCGGGAAGCGATCCTGCGGTGGGAGGACTATTCCCGGGCCAAGGACGAAATGTTCGTGCAGACCGATACCGCGGAGTCACCGTGGTTCGTGGTGGAAGCCGAGGACAAGCGGCGGGCCCGGATCAACCTGATCGCCCATCTGCTCTCCAGCATCGACTACACCGAAGTGCGTACGGACCCTGTCACGCTGCCGGAACGGCCCCGCGCCGTCAACTACACCCGGCCGCCGCGGGAACTCTTCCGCTACGTTCCGGACCACGCGGCCAGCCTGGGAGTGCCCCCGGACGACTGA
- a CDS encoding 1-phosphofructokinase family hexose kinase, which yields MGSPAPTAMLPILTLTVNPALDVSTVTAEVIGEHKLRCHAGRLDPGGGGVNVSRVVHRLGGQTIAAYTAGGPTGEAYRRLVEAERIPTLVVPISGSTRQNFTVDETGTGKQFRFVLEGPELSEPEWRGCLAAVAESAPAGGYVVASGSLPKGVPDDFYARVARLANERGARCVVDASGASLTAALAEGVFLVKPSRRELGAHFGTNLDSEESQVEAARSLVADGAAQHVALTLGGEGAVLASGSGVLRLAVPQVQVRSTVGAGDSFLAAFVLRMAQGRSLEDAFRAAVAAGTATVTTTATELCGRADVERLESELAAQPCSP from the coding sequence ATGGGATCCCCCGCACCAACGGCGATGCTGCCAATCCTCACGCTCACCGTAAACCCTGCCCTGGACGTCAGCACGGTCACCGCCGAAGTCATCGGCGAACACAAGCTCCGGTGCCATGCCGGCCGTTTGGACCCGGGTGGCGGCGGTGTCAACGTGTCCCGCGTGGTGCACCGGCTCGGAGGGCAGACGATCGCCGCCTACACCGCCGGCGGCCCCACCGGCGAAGCATACCGGCGGCTGGTCGAAGCCGAACGCATCCCCACGCTGGTGGTGCCGATCAGCGGGAGCACGCGCCAGAACTTCACGGTCGATGAGACGGGCACCGGCAAGCAGTTCCGTTTTGTTCTTGAGGGTCCCGAACTCAGCGAGCCGGAGTGGCGCGGGTGCCTGGCAGCAGTCGCGGAATCCGCACCCGCCGGCGGCTACGTGGTGGCGAGCGGGAGCCTGCCCAAGGGCGTCCCGGACGACTTCTATGCACGCGTCGCCCGCCTCGCGAACGAGCGCGGGGCGCGCTGCGTCGTTGACGCCTCCGGCGCGTCTCTTACCGCGGCGCTGGCCGAAGGTGTTTTCCTGGTCAAACCAAGCCGCCGGGAACTCGGCGCGCACTTCGGCACCAATCTGGACAGCGAGGAGAGCCAGGTAGAGGCCGCACGCTCGCTCGTGGCGGACGGGGCCGCGCAGCACGTCGCCCTGACCCTCGGCGGCGAAGGGGCGGTGCTCGCGTCCGGGTCCGGCGTCCTCCGGCTGGCGGTGCCGCAGGTGCAGGTCCGCAGCACAGTCGGAGCCGGCGACAGCTTTCTGGCTGCCTTCGTGCTCCGGATGGCCCAGGGCCGCAGCCTCGAGGACGCGTTTCGCGCCGCGGTCGCCGCCGGAACCGCCACGGTGACGACGACGGCCACGGAGTTGTGCGGCCGGGCCGACGTCGAACGTCTTGAGTCAGAACTCGCCGCCCAGCCCTGCTCGCCGTAG
- a CDS encoding HNH endonuclease family protein yields the protein MTVTWTDFRRARRRSRQAWLLLAAACLAGLGFLTWFFTAGQFSVAEPQIPGPSEAPVLARGWMNPVDAVQAVPHASAAAVLDTLAVRGRAAKDNYDRSAFGQAWLDVDGNGCDTRNDILRRDLEAATFVDGAPCQVAGGTFREPYTGHGVTFRRGPETSTAVQIDHVVALGDAWQKGAQRLTAQQREHLANDPLNLIAVDGAANQDKGAGDAATWLPPNKAFRCHYVARQISVKAAYRLWVAAAEKEAMKRILASCPGQQTIVAR from the coding sequence ATGACCGTCACCTGGACGGACTTCCGGCGTGCCCGGCGCCGCTCCCGGCAGGCCTGGCTCCTTCTGGCCGCGGCCTGCCTGGCCGGTCTCGGCTTCCTCACCTGGTTCTTCACGGCCGGGCAGTTCTCCGTCGCGGAGCCCCAAATCCCTGGGCCCAGCGAAGCCCCGGTGCTGGCCCGCGGATGGATGAACCCGGTGGATGCGGTCCAGGCCGTCCCGCATGCAAGCGCCGCGGCCGTGCTCGACACGCTCGCGGTGAGAGGCAGGGCGGCCAAGGACAACTATGACCGCAGCGCGTTCGGCCAGGCCTGGCTCGACGTCGACGGCAACGGCTGCGACACCCGCAACGACATCCTCCGCCGGGACCTGGAGGCCGCAACTTTCGTGGACGGGGCGCCGTGCCAGGTGGCCGGCGGAACCTTCCGGGAACCGTACACCGGCCACGGGGTCACGTTCCGGCGGGGCCCCGAAACCAGCACGGCCGTGCAGATCGACCACGTCGTGGCGCTCGGCGACGCCTGGCAGAAGGGCGCCCAGCGGCTGACCGCCCAACAGCGCGAACACCTCGCCAACGATCCCCTCAACCTCATTGCGGTGGACGGTGCCGCCAACCAGGACAAGGGCGCTGGCGACGCCGCCACCTGGCTGCCGCCGAACAAGGCCTTCCGCTGCCACTACGTCGCGCGCCAGATTTCGGTCAAGGCCGCCTACCGGCTGTGGGTCGCGGCCGCCGAGAAGGAGGCGATGAAACGGATCCTCGCGTCCTGCCCGGGGCAACAGACCATCGTGGCCCGGTAG
- a CDS encoding glyceraldehyde-3-phosphate dehydrogenase, producing the protein MSQTSDSCLDTWMGREALAEAMIPLIGRLYRENNVVTSIHGRSLINKSTMNILKAHRFARRMSKEELRLEETAPLLEALTKLELGAAAIDIARLTEKYRAEGEGVSLDEFLREELAEVVGKRGGDDRTSTDVVLYGFGRIGRLLARLLIEKAGGGHGLRLRAIVVRRGSDNDLSKRASLLRRDSVHGSFEGTIRIDEDANTITANGVQIQVIYSDNPATIDYTAYGIHDALVVDNTGRWRDAEGLSQHLRSTGVARVLLTAPGKGELKNIVHGINHRDITDSDTIVSAASCTTNAITPVLKALNDRYGVVHGHVETVHSFTNDQNLIDNFHKGDRRGRSAALNMVITETGAAKAVAKALPELLGKLTGSSIRVPTPDVSLAILNLNLENGTTKDEVNDYLRELSLHSDFRKQIDYIDSPEVVSTDFVGSRRAGIVDGLATISNDKNLVVYVWYDNEFGYSCQVVRVMEEMAGVNPPSFPAKDAAAVLEAAGLPAQV; encoded by the coding sequence GTGAGCCAGACGTCAGATTCTTGTCTTGATACGTGGATGGGCCGCGAGGCGCTCGCCGAGGCGATGATCCCCCTGATCGGCCGGCTGTACCGGGAAAACAACGTGGTGACCTCCATCCACGGCCGGAGCCTGATCAACAAGTCCACCATGAACATCCTCAAGGCCCACCGCTTTGCCCGCCGGATGAGCAAGGAGGAGCTGCGCCTCGAGGAAACGGCTCCGCTGCTGGAGGCGCTGACCAAGCTGGAGCTCGGCGCTGCAGCCATCGACATTGCCCGGCTGACTGAGAAGTACCGCGCCGAGGGCGAGGGCGTCAGCCTGGATGAATTCCTGCGCGAGGAACTCGCCGAGGTCGTCGGCAAGCGCGGCGGCGATGACCGGACCAGCACCGACGTCGTCCTCTACGGCTTCGGCCGCATCGGCCGGCTCCTGGCCCGCCTCCTGATCGAAAAGGCCGGCGGCGGCCACGGCCTGCGCCTGCGCGCCATCGTGGTGCGCCGCGGGTCGGACAACGACCTCTCCAAGCGTGCCAGCCTGCTGCGCCGCGACTCCGTGCACGGTTCGTTCGAAGGCACCATCCGGATCGACGAGGATGCCAACACCATCACCGCCAACGGCGTGCAGATCCAGGTCATCTACTCGGATAACCCCGCCACCATCGACTACACCGCGTACGGCATCCACGACGCCCTGGTGGTGGACAACACCGGACGCTGGCGTGACGCCGAGGGCCTGTCCCAGCACCTGCGGAGCACCGGCGTGGCCCGTGTGCTGCTGACCGCCCCGGGCAAGGGCGAGCTGAAGAACATCGTGCACGGCATCAACCACCGCGACATCACGGACTCCGACACGATCGTTTCCGCCGCCTCCTGCACCACCAACGCGATCACCCCGGTCCTGAAGGCCCTCAACGACCGCTACGGCGTGGTGCACGGCCACGTGGAGACGGTCCACTCCTTCACCAACGACCAGAACCTGATCGACAACTTCCACAAGGGTGACCGCCGCGGCCGCTCCGCCGCCCTGAACATGGTGATCACCGAGACCGGTGCCGCGAAGGCCGTGGCCAAGGCGCTGCCCGAACTGCTCGGCAAGCTCACCGGCAGCTCCATCCGCGTTCCCACCCCGGACGTGTCGCTGGCCATCCTGAACCTGAACCTGGAGAACGGCACCACCAAGGACGAAGTCAACGACTATCTGCGGGAACTGTCGCTGCACTCCGACTTCCGCAAGCAGATCGACTACATCGATTCGCCCGAGGTTGTCTCCACCGACTTCGTCGGCTCCCGCCGCGCAGGCATCGTTGACGGCCTGGCCACGATCTCCAACGACAAGAACCTTGTGGTCTACGTCTGGTACGACAACGAATTCGGCTACAGCTGCCAGGTGGTCCGCGTCATGGAGGAAATGGCCGGCGTCAACCCGCCGTCGTTCCCTGCCAAAGACGCGGCCGCCGTCCTGGAGGCCGCGGGCCTGCCGGCCCAGGTCTAA
- a CDS encoding GMC family oxidoreductase produces MVPDDAAYDYVIAGGGTGGSVLAGRLTEDPSVRVLLLEAGRSDRHPFIHMPAGFPRLKGGPYQWAYSSVPQRHSNGRSIPLPQGRGLGGGGSINSQVFTRGVDADYDGWVADYGCEGWSAAEVAKYFVRSECNSRLSGPRHGTQGPLGVSDLRRPHTLSAAFVQAGQEFGLPYNNDFNGAEQHGVGFYQTTTKNGRRCSAAVAYLKPARKRRNLTVRVNVTVAKVVIKNGRAVGVQAIEDGVARTYSARREVIVASGAFGSPKLLQLSGIGDPADLAAAGIDVIHALPGVGKNLQDHLDLDIIYELTDDHSLDRFNRVRPATVMAGLEYVAFRSGPFASNLVEAGGFSYANKDEATPDLQFHFLPAARSEPGITSLQPGFGMTLNSYFLRPRSRGTVRAASADPEQIPLIDPNFLADDYDLEMTIAGVQQSRQIMEQPAMAAFTKREHIGDGSRVATRDEYVNFVRSYGRTSYHPVGTCAMGTTDDSVVSPRLKVHGLEGLRVVDSSIMPRLISANTQAPTIMIAEKAVDMILEDAGKLAPGLSGLAGSSLAPDGV; encoded by the coding sequence ATGGTGCCGGACGATGCAGCATACGACTATGTGATCGCCGGGGGTGGCACAGGCGGCAGCGTCCTGGCCGGCAGACTTACCGAGGACCCTTCGGTGCGCGTGCTCCTGCTTGAGGCAGGAAGATCCGATCGCCACCCGTTCATCCACATGCCAGCGGGCTTCCCGAGATTAAAGGGAGGCCCTTATCAATGGGCGTACAGCAGCGTTCCGCAAAGGCACAGCAACGGCCGCAGCATCCCGCTACCGCAGGGCCGCGGGCTCGGCGGCGGCGGCTCCATCAACTCCCAGGTCTTCACGCGGGGCGTGGACGCGGACTACGACGGGTGGGTCGCGGACTACGGGTGCGAGGGCTGGTCCGCCGCTGAGGTGGCCAAGTATTTCGTCCGCTCGGAGTGCAATTCAAGACTCTCCGGACCCCGTCACGGAACCCAGGGTCCGCTCGGCGTCTCGGACCTCCGCCGTCCGCACACGCTCTCGGCCGCGTTCGTGCAGGCCGGCCAGGAGTTCGGGCTGCCCTACAACAACGACTTCAACGGCGCCGAGCAGCACGGCGTCGGCTTCTACCAGACCACCACGAAGAACGGCCGCCGGTGCAGCGCAGCCGTCGCCTACCTGAAGCCCGCGCGCAAGCGGCGCAATCTGACGGTGCGTGTGAACGTCACCGTAGCCAAGGTGGTGATCAAGAACGGCCGCGCCGTGGGCGTCCAGGCGATCGAAGACGGCGTGGCGCGCACCTACAGCGCACGCCGGGAGGTCATCGTCGCCAGCGGCGCCTTTGGATCCCCGAAGCTGCTACAGCTCTCCGGCATTGGCGACCCCGCGGACCTCGCGGCCGCCGGCATCGACGTCATCCATGCGCTGCCGGGTGTGGGGAAGAACCTCCAGGACCACCTGGATCTGGACATCATCTACGAACTCACTGACGACCACAGCCTGGACCGGTTCAACCGCGTGCGCCCGGCGACCGTCATGGCCGGGCTCGAGTATGTGGCCTTCCGCTCGGGACCGTTCGCGTCCAACCTTGTCGAGGCCGGCGGTTTCAGTTACGCCAACAAGGACGAGGCGACGCCGGACCTGCAGTTCCACTTCCTGCCCGCCGCACGGTCGGAGCCGGGCATCACGTCGCTGCAGCCCGGCTTCGGGATGACGCTGAACTCCTACTTCCTGCGCCCGCGAAGCCGGGGGACGGTGCGGGCCGCCTCGGCGGACCCCGAGCAGATCCCGCTCATCGACCCGAATTTCCTCGCCGACGATTATGACCTCGAGATGACGATCGCCGGCGTGCAGCAGAGCCGTCAGATCATGGAGCAGCCAGCGATGGCAGCGTTCACCAAGAGGGAGCACATCGGCGACGGCTCGCGGGTGGCAACCCGCGACGAGTACGTGAACTTTGTGCGCTCCTACGGCCGGACCTCGTACCACCCGGTCGGCACCTGCGCCATGGGCACCACGGACGATTCCGTCGTCTCACCGCGGTTGAAGGTTCATGGGCTGGAGGGCCTGCGGGTGGTCGACTCCTCGATCATGCCCCGCCTGATCAGCGCCAACACCCAGGCGCCCACCATCATGATCGCGGAAAAAGCCGTGGACATGATCCTGGAAGACGCCGGCAAGCTGGCGCCCGGACTGAGCGGCTTAGCCGGTTCCTCCCTGGCCCCCGACGGCGTGTGA
- a CDS encoding slipin family protein gives MNWTAIIIWLLAIILVLIVARLSIKIVRQYEQGVLFRLGRVVAVRMPGLRFIIPVVDRLQLVSLRIVTMPIQSQGIITQDNVSVDISAVAYYRVIDAVKSVVAIEDVAAAINQIAQTTLRKVVGRHSLDQTLSETERINGDIREILDALTLEWGVEVTLVELKDIQLPDSMKRAMARQAEAEREKRAKIISAEGESIAAVALGQASDTMMAHPVALQLRNLQSLVEIGVDKNSTVVFPAPLMSTIAELGAFLARENQAASSGAPAAEPAASQTAALSTPLATPQAAAPAEPPTVTPDVTPDPPARAA, from the coding sequence ATGAACTGGACTGCCATCATCATCTGGCTGCTCGCAATCATCCTGGTGCTGATTGTCGCCCGGCTGTCGATCAAAATTGTCCGCCAGTACGAACAGGGCGTGCTCTTCCGGCTGGGGCGCGTGGTGGCAGTGCGGATGCCAGGCCTGCGGTTCATCATTCCGGTGGTGGACCGGCTCCAGCTGGTCAGTCTGCGGATCGTGACGATGCCGATCCAGTCGCAGGGCATCATTACCCAGGACAACGTCAGCGTCGACATTTCGGCCGTGGCCTACTACCGGGTGATCGACGCCGTGAAGTCGGTGGTGGCGATCGAGGACGTGGCGGCAGCCATCAACCAGATTGCCCAGACCACCTTGCGGAAGGTGGTCGGCCGGCACAGCCTGGACCAGACTCTGTCCGAGACCGAACGCATCAATGGCGACATCCGGGAAATCCTGGATGCCCTGACCCTGGAGTGGGGTGTCGAGGTGACCCTGGTCGAGCTCAAGGACATCCAGCTCCCGGACAGCATGAAGCGGGCCATGGCCCGGCAGGCCGAGGCCGAGCGGGAGAAGCGGGCCAAGATCATCTCCGCCGAGGGAGAGTCCATCGCGGCCGTGGCCCTCGGCCAGGCATCCGACACCATGATGGCGCACCCTGTGGCCCTGCAGCTGCGGAATCTGCAGTCACTGGTCGAGATCGGGGTCGACAAGAATTCGACGGTCGTCTTCCCGGCTCCCCTGATGAGCACCATCGCCGAACTCGGCGCCTTCCTGGCCCGCGAGAACCAGGCGGCCAGCTCAGGCGCGCCGGCAGCGGAGCCGGCTGCGTCGCAGACCGCCGCCCTGTCAACCCCGCTGGCAACGCCGCAGGCCGCGGCACCGGCAGAGCCCCCGACGGTGACACCGGATGTGACACCGGATCCTCCGGCCAGGGCCGCCTGA
- a CDS encoding YaaA family protein, whose translation MLILLPPSEGKTPATGGDAADWTALSFPALNSARAKVLDALGTVSAHEDALALLRVGASLSADVERNTRLHAEPAAPAHQVYSGVLYDALGYSTLTAAQRKKADESVLVISALWGAIGFADRVPAYRLSMGTALPDVGRLASFWKPLLDDALAAATEGHLLVDCRSSTYAAAWAPPAERTVAVNVFTEAGGVRKVVSHFAKHTRGELARHLLSRRGKAPQTPAQLRQAAAEKWAAELVEGTARKPHTLNIILPS comes from the coding sequence GTGCTAATTCTGCTGCCGCCCTCCGAGGGCAAGACTCCCGCGACCGGCGGGGACGCCGCCGACTGGACGGCCCTGAGCTTTCCCGCCCTCAACAGCGCCCGGGCCAAGGTCCTTGACGCGCTGGGCACCGTCAGCGCCCACGAGGATGCCCTGGCGCTACTGCGCGTCGGCGCATCGTTGAGCGCCGACGTCGAACGCAACACGCGCCTGCACGCCGAACCTGCCGCCCCGGCCCATCAGGTGTATTCCGGGGTGCTCTATGACGCCCTCGGCTACAGCACCCTGACGGCCGCGCAGCGGAAGAAGGCCGACGAGTCGGTCCTGGTGATTTCCGCGCTGTGGGGTGCCATCGGCTTCGCGGACCGGGTGCCGGCCTACCGGCTGTCGATGGGGACCGCACTGCCCGACGTCGGACGGCTTGCCTCGTTCTGGAAGCCCCTGCTCGACGATGCGCTGGCGGCGGCCACGGAAGGCCACCTGCTGGTGGACTGCCGGTCCAGCACCTACGCCGCGGCCTGGGCTCCCCCGGCGGAGCGGACCGTGGCCGTGAACGTCTTCACCGAGGCCGGCGGGGTGCGGAAGGTGGTCAGCCACTTTGCCAAGCACACCCGGGGCGAGCTGGCGCGGCATCTGCTCAGCCGCAGGGGCAAGGCGCCGCAGACTCCCGCGCAACTGAGACAAGCCGCAGCCGAAAAGTGGGCGGCAGAACTCGTTGAGGGCACGGCCCGCAAGCCGCACACCTTGAACATCATCCTGCCCAGCTAG
- a CDS encoding zinc ribbon domain-containing protein → MAKAAPAEQLKLLELQALDAKLKSLSNRRRSLEADSRITDLEAALGVANGELGAARMAVHDAELELKRAEADVEQVASRIERDEAKLNSGTGLSKDLVALQRDLVSLNKRRSDLEDVELEVLERLDSLRARQAAQQKIVDDIQGSFGAIRAELDAQLAEIAAEATVVRGQRAEFAGGLDAGMLAVYEKTLAKRGVGAARLFHGTSEGSGMQLSPGDLAEIKAAAEDDIVFCPDSGCILVRSAEWA, encoded by the coding sequence GTGGCGAAGGCAGCACCGGCGGAACAGTTGAAGTTGCTCGAATTGCAGGCACTGGACGCCAAGCTCAAATCCCTCTCCAACCGCCGCCGAAGCCTGGAGGCCGACTCCCGGATCACTGACCTGGAAGCGGCCCTCGGCGTCGCCAACGGTGAACTCGGCGCCGCCAGGATGGCCGTCCATGACGCCGAACTCGAACTCAAGCGTGCCGAGGCGGACGTCGAGCAGGTGGCGTCACGGATCGAGCGCGACGAAGCCAAACTCAACAGTGGCACCGGCCTGTCCAAGGACCTCGTCGCCCTGCAGCGGGACCTCGTCTCCCTCAACAAACGCCGCTCGGACCTCGAGGACGTCGAACTCGAAGTCCTGGAACGGCTGGACTCGCTGCGCGCCCGCCAGGCCGCGCAGCAGAAGATCGTCGATGACATCCAGGGCTCCTTCGGCGCGATCCGCGCCGAACTGGACGCACAGCTGGCCGAGATCGCCGCGGAAGCCACCGTGGTGCGCGGCCAGCGGGCCGAGTTCGCCGGCGGACTGGACGCGGGAATGCTCGCCGTCTACGAGAAGACCCTGGCCAAACGCGGCGTCGGCGCGGCGCGGCTCTTCCACGGCACCTCTGAAGGGTCCGGGATGCAGCTCAGCCCGGGCGACCTCGCCGAGATCAAGGCCGCCGCGGAGGACGACATCGTCTTCTGCCCGGACTCCGGCTGCATCCTGGTCCGCTCCGCCGAGTGGGCCTAG
- a CDS encoding Nif3-like dinuclear metal center hexameric protein — protein sequence MEPVNTDVSAESGGAAAAAADGGPGNGDASGTADLRTATLGTVQLAVEELWPESLAEDWDEVGLVAGHTDAEVHRIMFAVDPTAEVIEEAIDFGAELLITHHPLLLKGVTSVAANTAKGKAVHRLIESGTALMTVHTNGDSAVGGVSDVLADALGLQNVTPLTPAANGLPEEGIGRVGDLEEVLTLGDFAARVFGILPSVAGGVRVSGDRAGLVRRVAVCGGAGDSLFGEVRASNADVYLTADLRHHPASEAREAAVNDRPYLIDVSHFASEWLWLPAAAEALGNVLTDQGHDVEIRVSTTNSDPWDFILTPGGD from the coding sequence ATGGAACCTGTGAACACCGATGTTTCAGCTGAGTCCGGCGGCGCCGCCGCTGCCGCGGCCGACGGCGGTCCCGGCAACGGGGACGCCTCCGGCACCGCGGACCTTCGCACAGCGACGCTGGGAACGGTCCAGCTGGCGGTGGAGGAACTCTGGCCCGAATCGCTCGCCGAGGACTGGGACGAGGTGGGCCTGGTGGCGGGGCACACCGACGCCGAGGTGCACAGGATCATGTTTGCCGTGGACCCGACCGCCGAGGTGATTGAGGAAGCCATCGACTTCGGCGCCGAACTGCTCATCACGCACCACCCGCTGCTGCTCAAGGGTGTCACCTCCGTCGCCGCCAACACGGCCAAGGGCAAGGCCGTCCACCGCCTCATCGAATCCGGCACCGCACTGATGACCGTGCACACCAACGGGGATTCCGCCGTCGGCGGCGTCTCGGACGTGCTGGCGGACGCCCTGGGCCTGCAGAACGTGACCCCGCTGACCCCCGCCGCAAACGGGCTCCCCGAGGAAGGCATCGGCCGGGTCGGCGACCTCGAGGAGGTCCTGACCCTGGGCGACTTCGCGGCCCGCGTATTCGGCATCCTGCCCTCGGTCGCCGGCGGTGTGCGGGTATCCGGTGACCGGGCCGGGCTGGTCCGGCGGGTGGCCGTCTGCGGCGGCGCCGGCGACTCCCTCTTCGGCGAGGTGCGGGCCAGCAACGCCGACGTCTACCTGACGGCGGACCTGCGCCACCACCCGGCGTCGGAAGCGCGGGAAGCGGCGGTCAACGACCGGCCGTACCTGATCGACGTCTCGCACTTCGCCAGCGAGTGGCTGTGGCTGCCCGCAGCCGCCGAAGCCCTCGGCAACGTGCTCACCGACCAGGGCCACGACGTCGAAATCCGGGTCAGCACCACCAACAGCGACCCGTGGGACTTCATTCTGACTCCGGGCGGGGACTAG
- the msrA gene encoding peptide-methionine (S)-S-oxide reductase MsrA — protein sequence MRTFVLGGGCFWCLDAVYQKTKGVSAVVSGYTGGHDRNPDYYSVCSGTTGHAEVVAVTFDEDVIPADVILDMFLALHDPTTLNRQGYDVGTQYRSSMFYETTEEKILFEEAIERNQALWRHPIVTEVSRLPKFHVAEDFHQNYFAKYPEQGYCQVIINPKLAKARKYYSAWLNA from the coding sequence ATGAGAACTTTTGTCCTCGGCGGAGGCTGCTTCTGGTGCCTCGACGCCGTCTACCAGAAAACCAAGGGTGTCAGCGCGGTGGTGTCCGGCTACACCGGAGGCCATGACCGCAACCCCGACTATTACTCGGTGTGCTCCGGAACCACCGGCCACGCCGAAGTGGTGGCGGTGACGTTCGACGAGGACGTCATTCCCGCCGACGTCATCCTGGACATGTTCCTCGCCCTCCACGACCCCACCACGCTGAACCGGCAGGGGTACGACGTCGGCACCCAGTACCGGTCCTCGATGTTCTACGAGACCACCGAGGAAAAGATCCTCTTCGAAGAGGCGATCGAACGGAACCAGGCCCTGTGGCGGCACCCGATCGTGACCGAGGTCAGCCGGCTGCCGAAGTTCCACGTGGCCGAGGATTTCCACCAGAACTACTTCGCGAAATACCCCGAACAGGGGTACTGCCAGGTGATCATCAACCCGAAGCTGGCCAAGGCGAGGAAATATTACTCTGCGTGGCTTAATGCTTAG
- the cysK gene encoding cysteine synthase A, whose amino-acid sequence MAPIYDDVTQLVGGTPLVRLNRLTEGLDATVAVKLEFYNPANSVKDRIGVAIIDAAEKSGALKPGGTIVEGTSGNTGIALAMVGAARGYKVILTMPETMSTERRVMLRAYGAEIVLTPGSEGMRGAVEKAQEIVANTENSIWARQFANEANPEVHRRTTAEEVWADTDGKVDIFVAGVGTGGTVTGVGQVLKERNPDVQIVAVEPKDSPILNGGAPGPHKIQGLGANFVPDILDTNVYDEVIDATLEDSVRVARDLGIKEGILGGISSGAIVWAALELAKRPENAGKLIVAVVCDFGERYISTVLYDDIRG is encoded by the coding sequence ATGGCACCGATCTATGACGATGTAACCCAGTTGGTCGGCGGGACCCCGCTGGTCCGGCTCAACCGGCTGACCGAAGGCCTTGACGCCACCGTGGCCGTCAAGCTGGAGTTCTACAACCCGGCCAACAGCGTCAAGGACCGGATCGGCGTCGCCATCATCGACGCTGCCGAAAAGTCCGGAGCCCTCAAGCCCGGCGGCACCATTGTCGAAGGCACCTCCGGCAACACCGGAATCGCCCTGGCGATGGTCGGCGCGGCCCGCGGCTACAAGGTCATCCTGACCATGCCGGAAACCATGTCCACCGAGCGCCGGGTCATGCTGCGCGCCTACGGCGCCGAGATCGTCCTGACGCCCGGCTCCGAAGGCATGCGCGGCGCCGTGGAGAAGGCCCAGGAAATCGTGGCCAACACGGAGAACTCCATCTGGGCCCGGCAGTTCGCCAATGAGGCCAACCCGGAGGTCCACCGCCGGACCACGGCCGAAGAAGTCTGGGCGGACACCGACGGCAAGGTGGACATCTTTGTCGCCGGCGTCGGCACCGGCGGCACCGTCACCGGCGTCGGACAGGTCCTCAAGGAGCGCAACCCGGACGTCCAGATCGTCGCGGTCGAGCCGAAGGACTCCCCCATCCTCAACGGCGGCGCCCCGGGCCCGCACAAGATCCAGGGCCTCGGCGCGAACTTCGTCCCCGACATCCTGGACACCAACGTCTACGACGAGGTCATCGACGCCACGCTGGAGGACTCCGTCCGGGTCGCACGGGATCTTGGCATCAAGGAAGGCATCCTGGGCGGCATCTCCTCCGGCGCGATCGTCTGGGCCGCCCTGGAACTCGCCAAGCGTCCGGAGAACGCCGGTAAACTCATTGTTGCAGTGGTCTGCGACTTCGGTGAGCGCTACATCTCCACCGTGCTGTACGACGACATCCGCGGCTAA